From a region of the Labilithrix sp. genome:
- a CDS encoding alanyl-tRNA editing protein, translated as MTEKLYWADPHRTTFTSTVRAFTSRDGRPSVMLERSLFYPEGGGQLGDVGTLRAGGRTHAVVDTQIDDAGVIHHLLAEPPAEPLAGEVEGTIDATRRRDHMAQHTAQHALSRALADLAKADTVSARLGATSCTIDVARPGIPDAELHRAEDLVNELIASDVAVRALYPTAEELPLLKLRKQPKVTEGTIRVIDIEGFDLTPCGGTHCTRTGQIGQARIVALEKYKGMLRITFHAGLRALTDARAKHAALAALAADLTCGVADVPAAVTRLRADLKNARASLDAARGEIATLLATSVLASLPEGPGPHVLPLERPGDDVNALRKLANELTTDPRVLTLLAAPDAATGELSIVVQRGSGVAFDAGAFIKAQCAERGTRGGGRPERGEARFPTGTTLDALTTAARALL; from the coding sequence GACGACGTTCACGTCCACCGTCCGCGCCTTCACCTCGCGCGACGGCCGTCCCTCGGTCATGCTCGAACGGAGCCTCTTCTACCCGGAGGGCGGCGGCCAGCTCGGCGACGTGGGGACGCTGCGCGCAGGCGGCCGCACCCACGCCGTCGTGGACACGCAGATCGACGACGCCGGCGTCATCCACCACCTCCTCGCGGAGCCGCCCGCCGAGCCGCTCGCGGGAGAGGTCGAGGGCACGATCGACGCCACGCGACGCCGCGATCACATGGCCCAACACACCGCGCAGCACGCGCTCTCTCGCGCGCTCGCGGACCTCGCGAAGGCCGACACGGTGTCGGCGCGCCTCGGCGCGACGAGCTGCACGATCGACGTCGCGCGCCCCGGCATCCCCGACGCGGAGCTCCATCGCGCGGAGGACCTCGTCAACGAGCTCATCGCGAGCGACGTCGCGGTGCGCGCGCTCTACCCCACCGCCGAGGAGCTCCCTCTGCTGAAGCTCCGCAAGCAGCCGAAGGTGACGGAGGGAACGATCCGCGTCATCGACATCGAGGGCTTCGACCTCACCCCGTGCGGCGGCACGCACTGCACGCGGACGGGCCAGATCGGGCAGGCGCGCATCGTGGCGCTCGAGAAGTACAAGGGGATGCTGCGCATCACGTTCCACGCCGGCCTCCGCGCGCTCACCGACGCGCGCGCGAAGCACGCGGCGCTCGCGGCCCTCGCCGCCGACCTCACCTGCGGCGTCGCCGACGTCCCCGCCGCGGTCACGCGCCTCCGCGCCGATCTCAAGAACGCGCGCGCGAGCCTCGACGCCGCGCGCGGCGAGATCGCGACGCTGCTCGCGACGAGCGTCCTCGCGTCGTTGCCGGAAGGCCCGGGCCCGCACGTGCTCCCGCTCGAGCGCCCCGGCGACGACGTCAACGCGCTACGCAAGCTCGCCAACGAGCTGACGACGGACCCCCGCGTCCTCACGCTGCTGGCCGCCCCCGACGCCGCGACGGGCGAGCTCTCCATCGTCGTGCAACGCGGCAGCGGCGTCGCCTTCGACGCGGGCGCCTTCATCAAGGCGCAGTGCGCCGAGCGCGGCACCCGCGGCGGCGGCCGCCCCGAACGCGGCGAGGCCCGCTTCCCCACCGGCACAACCCTCGACGCCCTCACGACCGCCGCACGCGCGCTCCTCTGA